In Lysinibacillus sp. FSL M8-0337, the following proteins share a genomic window:
- the purQ gene encoding phosphoribosylformylglycinamidine synthase subunit PurQ: protein MKFAVLVFPGSNCDIDMYHAIKDELGEEVEYVWHAETDLSGFDGILVPGGFSYGDYLRCGAMANQSNIMAEVKKAADAGKPVLGVCNGFQILTEAGLLPGALLRNKNLKFMCRTIQLKVENNNTLFTNQYEQGQVINIPIAHGEGNYYCDEETLQKLKDNNQIVFTYSGENPNGSLEDIAGIINERGNVLGMMPHPERAVDALVGGADGLAVFKSIVKQWRENHVNN, encoded by the coding sequence ATGAAATTCGCAGTACTCGTATTCCCTGGGTCAAACTGTGACATCGATATGTATCATGCGATTAAAGACGAACTAGGTGAAGAAGTAGAATATGTATGGCACGCAGAAACGGATTTAAGTGGCTTTGACGGTATTCTAGTACCAGGTGGCTTCTCTTATGGTGACTATTTACGTTGTGGCGCTATGGCAAACCAATCCAATATTATGGCAGAAGTAAAAAAGGCAGCAGATGCGGGTAAGCCAGTCTTAGGCGTTTGTAACGGGTTCCAAATTCTAACAGAAGCAGGCTTATTACCAGGTGCTTTACTTCGCAATAAAAACCTAAAATTCATGTGTCGTACAATACAGCTTAAAGTTGAAAACAACAATACATTATTCACAAATCAATATGAGCAAGGTCAAGTAATCAATATTCCAATCGCACACGGTGAAGGTAACTATTATTGTGACGAGGAAACATTACAAAAACTAAAAGATAACAATCAAATTGTGTTCACATACTCAGGAGAAAATCCAAACGGTTCTTTAGAAGATATCGCAGGGATTATTAACGAGCGCGGAAATGTATTAGGAATGATGCCTCACCCAGAACGAGCTGTCGATGCACTTGTGGGCGGAGCCGATGGTCTAGCAGTATTCAAATCAATTGTGAAGCAGTGGAGGGAAAATCATGTCAACAACTAA
- the purS gene encoding phosphoribosylformylglycinamidine synthase subunit PurS has protein sequence MKKVKIYVTLRESILDPQGSAVQGSLAKMGYGEVEDLRIGKYLELTVGDSARDIDTLVKEMCEKVLTNVVIEDYRYEVEEAN, from the coding sequence ATGAAAAAAGTTAAAATTTACGTAACATTACGTGAGAGTATTCTAGATCCACAAGGTTCAGCAGTACAAGGTTCTTTAGCGAAAATGGGCTACGGTGAAGTAGAAGATTTACGTATCGGTAAATATCTTGAACTAACTGTCGGAGATTCAGCGCGCGATATTGATACTCTAGTGAAAGAAATGTGTGAAAAAGTTTTAACAAATGTAGTAATTGAGGACTACCGTTACGAAGTCGAGGAGGCTAACTAA
- the purC gene encoding phosphoribosylaminoimidazolesuccinocarboxamide synthase yields MTKDQLLYEGKAKKLYATEDPTILLVEYKDSATAFNGEKKEEIDGKGVLNNRITSLIFEKLKANGIASHFVKQLSATEQLVKKVEIIPIEVVVRNIAAGSLAKRLGLEEGTPLKRPIVEFYYKDDALGDPFITTEHIDVLDLATSEEVTAMYDGALAVNKVLQPIFADVDVTLIDFKLEFGRDTNGDVLLADEISPDTCRLWDTKTKQKLDKDVFRRDLGNLTEVYTIILSRLGGK; encoded by the coding sequence AAATTATATGCAACGGAAGATCCTACAATACTTTTAGTTGAATATAAGGATAGTGCAACAGCATTTAACGGTGAGAAAAAAGAGGAAATTGACGGGAAAGGCGTTTTAAATAATCGCATTACCTCATTAATTTTCGAAAAATTAAAAGCTAACGGAATTGCGTCACATTTCGTAAAACAATTATCTGCTACAGAACAACTAGTGAAAAAGGTTGAAATCATTCCAATTGAAGTTGTTGTTCGTAACATAGCTGCAGGTAGCTTAGCAAAACGCCTTGGTTTAGAAGAAGGCACACCATTAAAGCGTCCAATCGTAGAATTCTATTATAAGGATGATGCATTAGGCGATCCATTTATTACAACGGAGCATATTGATGTACTTGACCTTGCAACATCAGAAGAAGTAACAGCGATGTATGACGGTGCATTAGCTGTTAACAAAGTATTGCAACCGATTTTTGCTGATGTGGATGTTACGCTAATTGACTTTAAACTAGAATTTGGCCGTGATACGAACGGAGATGTATTACTAGCAGATGAAATCTCACCAGATACATGCAGACTTTGGGATACAAAAACAAAGCAAAAGTTGGACAAAGATGTCTTTCGTCGAGACCTTGGTAATTTAACTGAAGTATACACTATTATTCTTTCTAGACTCGGAGGCAAATAA